A single region of the Montipora capricornis isolate CH-2021 chromosome 13, ASM3666992v2, whole genome shotgun sequence genome encodes:
- the LOC138030357 gene encoding PCI domain-containing protein 2-like: protein MIKNPNWQEVTSWLFKKHGRVESGSTGNKSKPEELFSFHHPHVASSRLWLPDAQVECEKWFEQPYDEMTAAHLRAVWAVANADYVEARAAQSVVVQSFTRAFQSQKDENWALPLLNVVTLDLRLFAMKADKQLVESGQGKPGEMLEKAAEVMMGCFRVCASDSRSSLDVSKKWGMLALVNHLFKIYFKINKLHLCKPLIRAIDSAPIKDQFKLAHLVTYRYFVGRKAMFDSDFKAADEYLTFAFERCNISSSKNKR, encoded by the exons ATGAtcaagaaccccaactggcaggaggtaaccagttggctatttaaaaagcatggtagagttgaatccgggtcaaccggaaacaaatccaaaccagag GAACTGTTTTCCTTTCACCATCCTCATGTAGCAAGCTCAAGGCTCTGG TTACCAGATGCCCAGGTAGAATGTGAGAAGTGGTTCGAACAACCGTACGATGAGATGACTGCAGCCCACTTAAG GGCAGTTTGGGCTGTAGCTAATGCTGATTATGTGGAAGCACGTGCAGCCCAGTCAGTTGTTGTTCA ATCTTTCACCCGTGCTTTCCAGAGTCAGAAAGATGAAAACTG GGCTTTGCCACTTTTGAATGTGGTTACTCTAGATTTGAGATTATTTGCAATGAAG GCtgacaaacaacttgttgaaaGTGGACAAGGAAAACCAGGAGAGATGCTGGAGAAAGCAGCAGAAGTCATGATGGGATGCTTCAGAGTTTGTGCCAGTGACAG TCGCTCTTCCCTTGATGTATCCAAGAAGTGGGGCATGCTGGCACTTGTCAATCATTTGTTCAAGATTTACTTCAAG ATAAATAAGCTTCACTTATGTAAGCCTCTCATCCGAGCAATCGATAGTGCACCCATTAAAGATCAGTTTAAGCTGGCTCATCTAGTCACGTACAG GTATTTTGTCGGAAGAAAAGCTATGTTTGACAGTGATTTCAAAGCTG CGGATGAATACTTAACGTTTGCATTTGAACGCTGTAATATATCATCAAGCAAAAATAAAAGGTAA